A genomic window from Streptomyces mirabilis includes:
- a CDS encoding MarR family winged helix-turn-helix transcriptional regulator — translation MTATDPALTALAQGWCALSLLHGRIEAHIERALQTKHDLSVREYSLLDVLSRQHDGEGGHLQMKQVADAVVLSQSATTRLVTRLEDRGLLARYLCPTDRRGIYTNVSEAGLKLLEEARPTNDTALREALDEAAKSPELAPLVRVVESASVSA, via the coding sequence ATGACAGCCACGGACCCCGCGCTCACCGCCCTTGCTCAGGGGTGGTGCGCCCTCTCCCTGCTGCACGGGAGGATCGAGGCCCACATCGAGCGCGCCCTGCAGACCAAGCACGACCTCAGCGTGAGGGAGTACTCCCTGCTCGACGTGCTCAGCCGACAGCACGACGGCGAAGGTGGTCACTTGCAGATGAAGCAGGTCGCGGACGCGGTCGTGCTCAGTCAGAGCGCCACCACACGGCTCGTCACCCGGCTCGAGGACCGTGGTCTGCTTGCCCGCTATCTGTGCCCGACCGACCGCCGCGGCATCTACACGAATGTCAGCGAGGCCGGCCTCAAGCTCCTCGAAGAGGCACGGCCCACCAATGACACCGCCCTGCGGGAGGCGCTCGACGAAGCCGCCAAGTCCCCCGAACTGGCCCCACTGGTCCGCGTCGTGGAGTCGGCGAGTGTGTCCGCCTAG
- a CDS encoding serine hydrolase domain-containing protein encodes MTTPQQKLLPGTRRALLHRIAAAQAEGRAPSLIAAVVRGGEPVWHGSRTSVDGHGPDENVQYRIGSITKTFTAVLVLRLRDEGLLDLGDPLEKHLSGTGAGEATIAQLLAHTAGLAAETPGPWWERTPGSLRPELSDVLGEQPFLHPAGRLHHYSNPGYTLLGALIEELRGVPWEEALRREVLDPLGLHRTSGQPRAPHAGGWAVHPWADVMMPEPAEDLGRMAPAGQLWSTTGDLARFAVFLATGHAAVLSAESLREMRTPAAPSEADQLASGDSYGLGLQVLHRSGRILVGHSGSLPGFLAALAMGVEDDVAAVVLSNCTSGPRVLTVATDLVRIVAEAEPRIPDPWRPAAEVDQSVLELAGPWYWGTQAYALRLRADGMVELGPLAGSGRGSRFRANGDGTWTGLDGYYMGESLRAARRPDGSLSHLDLGSFVFTRQPYDEGAPVPGGVDPAGWRGIQ; translated from the coding sequence ATGACGACACCCCAGCAAAAGCTCCTTCCCGGCACGCGCCGGGCTCTGTTGCACCGCATCGCCGCCGCTCAGGCCGAGGGGCGGGCGCCGTCGCTGATCGCAGCGGTCGTCCGAGGCGGGGAGCCGGTGTGGCACGGGTCGCGTACCTCGGTGGACGGGCACGGACCGGACGAGAACGTGCAGTACCGGATCGGTTCGATCACCAAGACCTTCACGGCCGTGTTGGTGCTGCGGCTGCGTGACGAGGGACTGCTCGACCTGGGCGACCCGCTGGAGAAGCATCTTTCGGGCACTGGTGCGGGGGAGGCCACCATCGCCCAGCTCCTCGCGCACACCGCCGGGCTGGCGGCCGAGACGCCCGGCCCCTGGTGGGAACGCACACCCGGTTCGCTGCGCCCCGAGCTCTCCGACGTGCTCGGTGAGCAGCCCTTCCTGCATCCGGCGGGGCGGCTGCATCACTACTCGAACCCCGGCTACACCTTGCTGGGCGCACTGATCGAGGAACTCCGGGGAGTTCCCTGGGAAGAGGCCCTGCGGCGCGAGGTGCTCGACCCGCTGGGCCTGCACCGCACGAGTGGGCAGCCGCGGGCGCCCCATGCGGGTGGCTGGGCCGTGCATCCGTGGGCGGACGTCATGATGCCGGAGCCCGCCGAGGACCTCGGCCGGATGGCTCCGGCCGGACAACTGTGGTCCACCACGGGGGACTTGGCGCGCTTCGCCGTCTTCCTGGCCACGGGGCACGCGGCGGTGCTCAGCGCGGAGTCCCTGCGGGAGATGCGTACGCCCGCAGCCCCCTCGGAGGCCGATCAGCTCGCCTCGGGGGACTCCTACGGGCTGGGACTGCAGGTGCTGCATCGGTCGGGTCGCATCCTGGTGGGTCACTCGGGGTCGTTGCCAGGCTTCCTCGCGGCGCTCGCGATGGGTGTGGAGGACGACGTGGCGGCGGTGGTGCTGTCCAACTGCACCTCCGGTCCGCGGGTGCTGACCGTGGCCACCGATCTCGTACGGATCGTCGCCGAGGCCGAGCCGCGCATTCCCGACCCATGGCGTCCGGCCGCCGAAGTCGATCAGTCCGTCCTGGAGTTGGCCGGTCCCTGGTACTGGGGCACCCAGGCGTACGCGCTTCGTCTGAGGGCCGACGGCATGGTCGAGCTGGGCCCACTGGCCGGGAGTGGCCGCGGTTCACGCTTCCGTGCGAACGGTGACGGGACCTGGACGGGACTCGACGGCTACTACATGGGGGAGTCGCTACGGGCCGCACGGCGCCCTGACGGGTCCCTGAGCCACCTCGACCTCGGTTCGTTCGTCTTCACGCGTCAGCCGTACGACGAGGGCGCTCCTGTGCCGGGTGGAGTGGACCCTGCGGGCTGGCGAGGGATTCAGTAG
- a CDS encoding GNAT family N-acetyltransferase, translating to MGDLEIRPAASDDVPAIVAMLADDPLGAQRESPDDLTPYLAALERLSADPNQHLVVAVREGRVVGTLQLTVLPGLSRKGSTRSLIEGVRIHSDERGSGLGTRFIEWAIEESRRQGCQLVELTSDATRTDAHRFYERLGFTASHVGFKLAL from the coding sequence ATGGGAGATCTTGAGATTCGACCGGCAGCTTCGGACGATGTCCCCGCCATCGTCGCGATGCTCGCCGATGATCCGCTCGGCGCCCAGCGGGAGTCACCCGACGACCTGACCCCCTACCTGGCCGCGCTGGAGCGGTTGAGCGCCGACCCGAATCAGCACCTGGTGGTCGCGGTGCGCGAGGGACGCGTCGTCGGCACCCTGCAGCTCACGGTCCTTCCCGGGCTGTCCCGCAAGGGCTCGACCCGCTCCCTCATCGAGGGCGTCCGCATCCACTCCGACGAGCGCGGCAGCGGTCTCGGCACCCGGTTCATCGAGTGGGCGATCGAGGAATCCCGGCGCCAGGGATGCCAGTTGGTCGAGCTGACCTCCGACGCCACCCGCACTGACGCCCACCGCTTCTACGAGCGGCTCGGCTTCACGGCCTCACACGTGGGCTTCAAGCTGGCGCTCTGA
- a CDS encoding MFS transporter, translating to MPLALLALAIGAFGIGTTEFVIMGVLPEVAGDFGVSIPTAGLLVTGYALGVVIGAPIMTALGTKVSRKRMLMLLMGLFVVGNLLSAVAPVFGLMLAGRVVASLAHGAFFGIGSVVAAELVAPEKKAGAIAMMFSGLTIANVVGVPLGTLIGQSAGWRVTFAGVAALGVIGLLGIAKLVPEMPKPEGVHLRHELAAFKNVQVLLAMAMTVLGFGGVFAAITYIAPMMTHVAGFADTSVTWLLVLFGLGMVAGNLIGGRFADRALMPMLYVSLGGLAIVLALFTVTAHNKILAALTIALIGALGFATVPPLQKRVLDQAHGAPTLASAVNIGAFNLGNALSAWLGGLVIAAGLGYTAPNWVGAALAAGALVLAVVSAALERRADVAGTVAAASAPIEQRTAVHH from the coding sequence ATGCCTCTCGCGCTTCTGGCCCTCGCGATCGGGGCCTTCGGAATCGGAACCACCGAGTTCGTGATCATGGGTGTGCTGCCTGAGGTCGCCGGTGACTTCGGTGTCTCCATCCCCACGGCCGGACTGCTGGTGACCGGCTATGCCCTCGGCGTGGTGATCGGCGCCCCGATCATGACCGCACTCGGCACGAAGGTGTCCCGCAAGCGGATGCTGATGCTGCTGATGGGGTTGTTCGTCGTCGGCAACCTGCTCTCCGCCGTCGCCCCGGTCTTCGGGCTGATGCTGGCGGGCCGAGTCGTCGCCTCTCTCGCCCACGGCGCGTTCTTCGGCATCGGATCCGTCGTCGCCGCCGAGCTTGTCGCGCCGGAGAAGAAGGCCGGTGCGATCGCCATGATGTTCAGCGGTCTCACCATCGCCAATGTGGTTGGTGTCCCCCTGGGCACGTTGATCGGGCAGTCCGCGGGCTGGCGGGTCACCTTCGCCGGAGTCGCCGCGCTCGGAGTGATCGGTCTGCTCGGTATCGCCAAGCTGGTCCCCGAGATGCCGAAGCCCGAGGGTGTGCATCTCCGCCACGAGCTCGCTGCCTTCAAGAACGTCCAGGTCCTGCTGGCGATGGCGATGACCGTGCTCGGCTTCGGAGGTGTCTTCGCGGCCATCACCTACATCGCGCCGATGATGACCCACGTCGCCGGCTTCGCCGACACCTCCGTCACCTGGCTGCTGGTGCTCTTCGGCCTCGGCATGGTCGCCGGAAATCTCATCGGAGGCAGGTTCGCCGACCGCGCCTTGATGCCGATGCTGTACGTGTCCCTGGGCGGCCTCGCCATCGTGCTCGCCCTGTTCACGGTGACCGCGCACAACAAGATCCTCGCGGCCCTCACGATCGCGCTGATCGGCGCCCTCGGGTTCGCGACCGTGCCGCCGCTGCAGAAGCGCGTCCTCGACCAGGCGCACGGCGCCCCCACCCTGGCCTCGGCCGTGAACATCGGCGCCTTCAACCTCGGCAACGCCCTCTCGGCCTGGCTCGGTGGCCTCGTCATCGCAGCCGGCCTCGGTTACACCGCCCCCAACTGGGTCGGCGCGGCGCTCGCCGCGGGAGCTCTGGTTCTCGCCGTCGTCTCGGCAGCCCTGGAGCGCCGAGCCGATGTCGCCGGCACCGTCGCCGCCGCAAGCGCGCCCATCGAGCAGCGGACCGCCGTCCACCACTGA